A DNA window from Microcystis aeruginosa NIES-843 contains the following coding sequences:
- a CDS encoding tubulin-like doman-containing protein, with the protein MANTSQTRAIKRTIIIGLGGTGRDVLMRIRRFIIDKYGKLSNLPVVSFVHIDTDKNAFNGSGLPTGNSYHGEEIILSAAERVFINMNAQDVNNLTYELEHQTLFESPFSHIESWLDPRLKKQITSIENGAGGIRPVGRLAFFHNYQKIQEAIEAAERRTSGHESFMFSGKVNGQSFNVQEGLNVFVVGSLCGGTGSGIFLDVAYTLRHILQQTAEYTSFGYLVISPKLYGDGAIMRANTYAALKELDHYTNESNSFQVCYDKQNFVNIDEKRSPFDFAYLVSNRTAGDYRINNKGKLCNVIAYKIFLDFADELSPRIKGNRDNYKNSMISPDNHPFQMCQGYMSFGLARIYFTRDRIVQIGLNRFTLKLIKFWLEGYGQSPSGQELLSKFLANWSTQSNKDYFTARLEEATLENNKTFSKTLTSWKNSLEEEISNSQDLENLPQTVKQSLEKEFRKVQGGETDSSRGIWLTLTQQTQPKLIEKFKSDIDQFLEILLNPDSLEFSLENSLSFLVALQVQINTYKGNLEELSQDNKGFHSSEKIDNIWRNVKQTLEDINGKKSVFKMFSKNANSEKIKAELRDYVQSGQKLIQHNFNFSINGESRKIVEAILKHISSRMLQIQQLKETLYQLITEYDKYEQELMQLNLDEMTGEAIFPEENIDNCIPDSNSRTQYISVSQKVTNNLGYNTSLFSLFSQSFVIDNETLKENLTATIEKQFQSVSTNKIDAVIKRFMGQYKPHDFPERLAQILREADLMLPINVNDAYYRLHPDKKLLIGTKDDNSPTMQRFMKTIESDLNINRGTSFESIQTDEEILITYEFGGFPLRIITDLSGLQKIYQDQKRISILHNDYRIDFADIIPPPAKLIEELEFIFYPAIALGLLEYDEEDDTYQLVIEGDLFNNKSIIDISGNWRLALEQFASRKDMINALQVLLNQAKNEILANPPLLFTNEGDYFQKVSYFVNNVKNLPDHHPNYRYKDKVVGQDGNHIQEAKEGIITRFVNQLKMELEKRAAEQKKLEKQQQKQQTLLGTNNNSSQPSLPAEISTADEL; encoded by the coding sequence ATGGCTAACACCAGTCAAACCCGCGCTATCAAACGGACAATTATCATCGGATTAGGTGGTACTGGTCGAGATGTGTTGATGAGAATTCGTCGCTTTATTATTGATAAATACGGGAAGTTATCTAACCTACCCGTTGTCAGTTTTGTTCATATTGACACAGATAAAAATGCTTTCAATGGTTCGGGTTTACCCACAGGAAATAGCTATCACGGAGAAGAAATTATTCTATCAGCTGCCGAAAGAGTATTCATTAATATGAATGCTCAGGATGTTAACAATCTCACCTATGAACTTGAACACCAAACCCTTTTTGAAAGTCCCTTTTCCCATATTGAAAGCTGGTTAGACCCAAGGCTAAAAAAACAAATAACTTCCATTGAAAATGGTGCGGGGGGTATTCGTCCCGTCGGTCGTTTAGCTTTCTTCCATAACTATCAAAAAATTCAAGAGGCAATTGAAGCAGCGGAAAGACGAACTTCTGGTCATGAATCCTTTATGTTTAGCGGTAAAGTTAATGGTCAAAGTTTTAATGTCCAAGAGGGTTTAAATGTCTTTGTTGTCGGTTCTTTGTGTGGGGGAACTGGTAGCGGTATTTTCCTCGATGTGGCCTACACTTTGCGTCATATTTTACAACAAACCGCCGAATATACATCCTTTGGTTATTTGGTAATTAGTCCTAAACTTTATGGTGATGGTGCAATTATGAGAGCTAATACCTATGCAGCTTTGAAAGAGTTAGATCATTATACCAATGAAAGTAATTCCTTTCAAGTCTGTTATGATAAACAAAATTTCGTCAACATCGATGAAAAACGTTCTCCTTTTGATTTTGCCTACTTAGTTTCTAATCGCACTGCGGGAGATTACCGGATTAATAACAAAGGTAAATTATGTAATGTCATTGCTTACAAGATTTTCTTGGATTTTGCCGATGAGTTATCTCCTCGCATCAAAGGCAATCGGGATAACTATAAAAACTCGATGATTAGTCCAGATAATCATCCTTTTCAGATGTGTCAAGGTTATATGTCCTTTGGACTAGCGAGGATTTATTTTACTCGCGACCGAATTGTGCAGATTGGTCTCAATCGTTTTACGCTCAAGTTAATTAAATTTTGGTTAGAGGGATACGGTCAAAGTCCCAGTGGACAAGAGTTATTAAGTAAGTTCCTAGCTAATTGGAGTACCCAAAGTAATAAGGATTATTTTACTGCCAGATTGGAAGAAGCAACCCTAGAGAATAATAAAACTTTTTCTAAGACTTTAACCTCTTGGAAAAATTCCCTAGAGGAAGAAATATCTAATAGTCAAGATTTGGAGAATTTACCCCAAACCGTCAAGCAATCCCTAGAAAAAGAGTTTCGCAAAGTACAGGGGGGAGAAACAGATAGCAGTCGCGGAATCTGGTTAACTCTGACCCAACAAACTCAACCTAAATTAATCGAAAAATTTAAGTCAGATATTGACCAATTTTTGGAGATTCTTCTTAATCCTGATAGCTTAGAATTTTCTTTGGAAAATAGCCTATCTTTTTTGGTCGCTTTACAAGTACAGATTAATACCTACAAGGGTAATCTAGAGGAATTATCTCAGGATAATAAAGGGTTTCATTCCTCGGAAAAAATTGATAACATTTGGCGAAATGTTAAACAAACTCTCGAAGATATAAACGGGAAAAAGTCTGTCTTCAAGATGTTCAGTAAAAATGCCAATAGCGAGAAAATCAAAGCTGAGTTAAGAGACTACGTTCAAAGCGGACAAAAATTAATTCAGCATAACTTTAATTTCAGCATCAATGGGGAATCCAGAAAGATTGTTGAAGCGATTCTCAAGCATATTTCTAGTCGAATGCTGCAGATACAACAACTGAAAGAAACCCTATATCAGCTAATCACAGAATACGATAAATACGAACAGGAGTTAATGCAGTTAAATCTCGACGAGATGACTGGGGAAGCTATTTTCCCAGAGGAGAATATTGATAACTGTATCCCTGACAGTAACTCCCGAACTCAATACATTTCCGTTAGCCAAAAAGTCACCAATAATTTAGGCTATAATACTTCCCTATTCAGTTTATTTAGCCAATCTTTTGTTATTGATAATGAAACTCTCAAAGAGAACCTAACAGCAACAATCGAGAAACAGTTTCAATCAGTAAGCACTAATAAAATTGATGCAGTAATTAAGCGATTTATGGGTCAATATAAACCCCATGATTTTCCTGAACGTTTGGCGCAAATTTTGCGAGAAGCTGATTTAATGTTACCGATAAATGTTAATGATGCTTACTATCGCTTGCATCCAGATAAAAAATTACTAATTGGGACTAAGGACGATAATTCACCCACCATGCAAAGATTTATGAAGACTATTGAATCTGATTTAAATATTAATCGGGGGACTTCTTTTGAATCAATTCAAACGGACGAAGAAATCCTAATTACCTACGAGTTTGGTGGGTTTCCCCTAAGAATCATTACTGATTTATCTGGGTTACAAAAAATCTATCAAGACCAAAAGAGAATCAGCATTTTACATAATGATTACAGGATAGATTTTGCTGATATTATCCCACCACCTGCCAAATTAATTGAGGAATTAGAGTTTATTTTCTATCCCGCAATTGCTCTCGGTTTACTAGAATACGATGAGGAAGATGATACTTATCAATTAGTCATCGAAGGCGATTTATTTAACAATAAGTCCATCATTGACATTAGCGGTAATTGGCGACTTGCTTTAGAACAATTTGCTTCTCGTAAGGACATGATTAATGCTTTGCAGGTACTGCTTAATCAGGCAAAAAATGAGATTTTGGCTAATCCTCCTCTATTATTTACTAACGAGGGTGATTATTTCCAGAAGGTCAGCTATTTTGTCAACAATGTCAAAAATTTACCCGACCATCACCCCAATTATCGCTACAAAGATAAGGTAGTTGGACAAGATGGAAATCATATACAGGAGGCAAAAGAAGGAATTATCACCCGTTTTGTTAATCAACTGAAAATGGAACTAGAAAAACGTGCTGCTGAACAGAAAAAACTCGAAAAACAACAGCAAAAGCAACAAACTTTACTGGGAACAAATAATAACAGTAGTCAACCCAGTTTACCCGCAGAGATTAGCACTGCTGATGAATTGTAA
- a CDS encoding methyl-accepting chemotaxis protein: MALFNLFPPYLIVLTLVLVIFPTVLAVGIRMTLYKYLQDSTVKVKGLIPGTSLKGSPKIISNLENRFKIASSQLDDVNTAALVDGLYHEEKFTFMSKSLSCEKWDYFVRVLPNLLLAFGLLGTFFGITLNLTGISTLIDINNVDMQSLGEKLKTPLESMGIAFITSLIGLACSSLLTVINLIFNTNLAKVNLISSLEDYLDNILQPTVEGNSRLDKAVNRMVDTQKAFLTNFHSEVTRVLESSLEKVAKEIADGNQETAKLVTQVCERLTETAGTLSTGATTFQRSAFELNEQVPIITQANREFTQSSQELKNSVLLFKQASELIEKSNFSGNIERFTASLAETQGRFSQSTAILEQNIGEIISSNKRANDLAEQVYLNIQESSQKLQNSALGFLEASEKIESSQFANKLVQATADLMTAHQQFADSTTDLNQSTQSLASLTQDFHRSMTTMVELGIKITDLNQKSETILEQNQQRSVTEQEKLSNIQGELVKLIETVKTYQDSFNSESKQLGNQLINSLEEKLPQTSDKILTASHGIERSSNNLDHRTRKVI; encoded by the coding sequence ATGGCATTATTTAACCTTTTTCCTCCCTATCTGATTGTTTTAACTCTAGTCTTGGTTATTTTTCCCACCGTCTTAGCTGTGGGAATCCGGATGACTCTCTATAAATATCTCCAAGATTCAACTGTAAAAGTCAAGGGTTTAATTCCGGGAACAAGTCTCAAGGGTTCACCTAAAATTATTTCTAATCTAGAGAATAGATTTAAGATAGCCAGTAGTCAACTAGATGATGTTAATACCGCAGCTTTGGTGGATGGTTTATACCATGAAGAAAAATTTACTTTCATGTCTAAATCCCTCAGCTGCGAGAAATGGGATTATTTTGTGAGAGTGTTACCCAATCTCCTCCTCGCTTTTGGTTTGTTGGGAACTTTCTTCGGAATTACTCTCAATCTGACGGGAATCAGCACACTTATCGATATCAATAATGTCGATATGCAAAGTTTGGGAGAAAAGCTCAAAACTCCCCTAGAAAGTATGGGGATTGCTTTTATCACTAGCTTAATTGGTTTAGCTTGTAGTTCTTTACTGACTGTGATTAACTTAATCTTTAACACCAACCTTGCTAAAGTAAATCTAATTAGTTCCCTAGAAGACTATTTAGATAACATCTTGCAGCCGACTGTAGAAGGGAATAGTCGCTTGGATAAAGCGGTTAATCGCATGGTGGATACACAGAAAGCATTTCTGACTAACTTTCATAGCGAGGTGACGAGAGTATTAGAATCTTCTTTAGAGAAAGTTGCTAAAGAAATTGCTGATGGTAATCAGGAAACCGCTAAGTTAGTCACCCAGGTTTGTGAAAGATTAACTGAAACTGCGGGAACCTTATCTACCGGTGCGACGACTTTTCAGCGTTCAGCTTTTGAACTTAACGAGCAAGTACCAATTATCACGCAAGCAAACCGAGAGTTTACACAATCCTCTCAGGAACTAAAAAATAGTGTACTGCTTTTTAAACAAGCATCAGAGTTAATTGAAAAAAGTAACTTCTCTGGTAATATCGAAAGGTTTACCGCTAGTTTAGCAGAAACCCAAGGAAGATTCTCTCAATCCACTGCAATACTAGAGCAGAATATCGGGGAGATTATCAGCAGTAATAAAAGAGCTAACGATTTAGCAGAACAAGTGTATTTAAATATCCAAGAATCTTCTCAAAAATTACAAAATAGTGCGCTAGGTTTTCTGGAAGCTTCCGAAAAAATCGAAAGTAGTCAATTTGCCAATAAGTTAGTGCAAGCAACCGCAGATTTAATGACTGCTCATCAACAGTTTGCCGATTCTACTACAGATTTAAACCAATCAACTCAATCTCTAGCTTCTTTAACTCAAGACTTCCACCGTTCAATGACAACTATGGTTGAGTTAGGAATAAAAATTACTGACTTGAATCAAAAATCTGAGACAATCCTAGAACAAAATCAGCAACGCTCAGTCACCGAACAAGAAAAGTTATCTAACATCCAGGGAGAATTAGTAAAATTAATCGAAACCGTGAAAACCTATCAAGACAGTTTTAACTCCGAGTCGAAACAATTAGGAAACCAACTTATCAATAGTCTCGAGGAAAAACTCCCCCAAACCTCCGATAAAATCCTCACTGCTTCCCATGGCATTGAGCGCTCTAGTAATAATCTCGATCACCGAACAAGAAAAGTTATCTAA
- a CDS encoding methyl-accepting chemotaxis protein codes for MALSALVIISITEQEKLSNIQGELVKLIETVKTYQDSFNSESKQLGNQLINSLEEKLPQTSDKILTASHGIERSSNNLDVTNANLSQLIDTVTEQLTQVSETILEQNQQRLVTEQEKLSNIQGELVKLIETVKTYQDSFNSESKQLGNQLINRLEQRLSQTSDKILTASHGIERSSNNPEVTNANLSELIDTVTEQVTQVKEGLQSELNQSTQSLASLTQDFQRSMTTMVELGIKITDLNQKSETILEQNQQRLVTEQEKLSNIQGELVKLIETVKTYQDSFNSESKQLGNQLINRLEQRLSQTSDTILTASHGIERSSNNLDVTNANLSQLIDTVTEQVTQVSEKILEQNQQRSVTEQEKLSNIQGELVKLIETVKTYQDSFNSESKQLGNQLINSLEQRLSQTSDKILTASNAVERSSNNLDVTNANLSQLIDTVTEQVTQVKESLQSELNLLSNNLGMVVDDKLTKNSEQLKAVSQSIEKTANQFGSLKSDFSQVINAVNTNTSQLTANLESLRDKLEKVIAKENKSNQKMIEHIYGEIQKCLAELEKINDMRSDFSNLNDKIEKLFETIPNPAQKNVQDDIYKLNKKLEELKKLFETIPNPTKKDVQSDFSNLKDKIEKLCETIPNPTQKDVLDDINTLFE; via the coding sequence ATGGCATTGAGCGCTCTAGTAATAATCTCGATCACCGAACAAGAAAAGTTATCTAACATCCAGGGAGAATTAGTAAAATTAATCGAAACCGTGAAAACCTATCAAGACAGTTTTAACTCCGAGTCGAAACAATTAGGAAACCAACTTATCAATAGTCTCGAGGAAAAACTCCCCCAAACCTCCGATAAAATCCTCACTGCTTCCCATGGCATTGAGCGCTCTAGTAATAATCTCGATGTGACTAATGCTAACTTGTCTCAGTTAATTGATACAGTGACAGAGCAACTTACTCAAGTCTCTGAGACAATCCTAGAACAAAATCAGCAACGCTTAGTCACCGAACAAGAAAAGTTATCTAACATCCAGGGAGAATTAGTAAAATTAATCGAAACCGTGAAAACCTATCAAGACAGCTTTAACTCCGAGTCGAAACAATTAGGCAATCAACTTATCAATCGTCTTGAGCAAAGACTCTCCCAAACCTCCGATAAAATTCTCACTGCTTCCCATGGGATTGAGCGCTCTAGTAATAATCCAGAGGTGACTAATGCTAACTTGTCTGAGTTAATTGATACAGTGACAGAGCAAGTTACTCAAGTCAAGGAAGGCTTACAGTCTGAGTTAAACCAATCAACTCAATCTCTAGCTTCTTTAACTCAAGACTTCCAGCGTTCAATGACAACTATGGTTGAGTTAGGAATAAAAATTACTGACTTGAATCAAAAATCTGAGACAATCCTAGAACAAAATCAGCAACGCTTAGTCACCGAACAAGAAAAGTTATCTAACATCCAGGGAGAATTAGTAAAATTAATCGAAACTGTGAAAACCTATCAAGACAGTTTTAACTCCGAGTCGAAACAATTAGGAAACCAACTTATCAATCGTCTTGAGCAAAGACTCTCCCAAACCTCCGATACAATTCTCACTGCTTCCCATGGGATTGAGCGCTCTAGTAATAATCTCGATGTGACTAATGCTAACCTGTCTCAGTTAATTGATACAGTGACAGAGCAAGTTACTCAAGTCTCTGAGAAAATCCTAGAACAGAATCAGCAACGCTCAGTCACCGAACAAGAAAAGTTATCTAACATCCAAGGAGAATTAGTAAAATTAATCGAAACTGTGAAAACCTATCAAGACAGTTTTAACTCCGAGTCGAAACAATTAGGAAACCAACTTATCAATAGTCTCGAGCAAAGACTCTCCCAAACCTCCGATAAAATCCTCACTGCTTCCAATGCAGTTGAGCGCTCTAGTAATAATCTCGATGTGACTAATGCTAACCTGTCTCAGTTAATTGATACAGTGACAGAGCAAGTTACTCAAGTCAAGGAAAGCTTACAGTCTGAGTTAAACCTTTTAAGCAATAACTTAGGGATGGTAGTTGATGATAAATTAACTAAGAACTCAGAACAATTAAAAGCAGTTTCCCAATCTATTGAGAAAACAGCCAATCAATTTGGCAGCCTTAAATCAGATTTTTCTCAAGTAATTAACGCGGTGAACACCAACACCAGTCAATTAACCGCTAACTTAGAATCTTTGCGAGATAAGTTAGAGAAAGTTATCGCTAAGGAAAATAAATCGAATCAGAAAATGATTGAACACATCTATGGAGAAATTCAAAAATGTTTAGCAGAACTGGAGAAAATTAACGATATGCGTTCTGACTTTTCTAATTTAAATGATAAGATAGAAAAACTTTTTGAGACAATCCCTAATCCTGCTCAAAAAAATGTTCAGGATGACATTTATAAGTTAAATAAGAAGTTGGAAGAACTTAAAAAACTTTTTGAGACAATCCCTAATCCTACTAAAAAAGATGTTCAGTCTGACTTTTCTAACTTAAAGGATAAGATAGAAAAACTTTGTGAGACAATCCCTAATCCTACTCAAAAAGATGTTCTGGATGACATTAACACCCTATTTGAATAA
- a CDS encoding OmpA family protein codes for MSRRTYYRDEDKSVDVYPAFTDLMSNAFMILSLFLLLALFQSYNLISKLEEANRKLQTATPIVIDEKSGKFKFQSGSAELNPALKTYIRQRIIPAIETITKDREIDFIQVIGHTDGQGIQKTSNLDKNIESVASRKQSVKMLVPGSNTDLGLMRALAVVQEIENTGKLKNVKFRAFSAGQLYLPSGNLAAVNRDADASRRRIEIRFIPPGRKQ; via the coding sequence ATGTCTAGACGTACCTACTACCGAGATGAAGATAAATCGGTGGATGTTTATCCCGCATTTACCGATTTAATGTCCAATGCTTTCATGATTCTGAGTTTATTTCTCCTCTTGGCACTTTTTCAGTCCTATAATCTCATCAGCAAACTGGAGGAAGCTAACCGAAAACTGCAAACAGCAACCCCGATAGTTATCGATGAAAAATCAGGAAAATTCAAATTTCAGTCGGGAAGTGCTGAATTAAACCCTGCTTTAAAAACCTATATTCGTCAGCGCATTATTCCCGCTATCGAAACCATTACCAAAGACAGAGAAATCGACTTTATTCAAGTAATTGGACACACCGATGGACAGGGAATACAAAAGACAAGTAATCTCGATAAAAATATCGAATCGGTTGCCAGCAGAAAACAATCTGTTAAAATGCTAGTACCCGGTTCTAACACTGATTTAGGATTAATGCGAGCTTTAGCAGTAGTGCAAGAAATCGAAAACACAGGTAAACTCAAAAACGTCAAATTTCGAGCTTTTTCCGCAGGACAGTTATACCTCCCATCGGGTAACTTAGCTGCGGTTAATCGTGACGCAGATGCAAGCAGACGCAGAATTGAAATCCGTTTTATTCCCCCTGGTAGAAAACAATAA
- a CDS encoding type II toxin-antitoxin system VapC family toxin: MTLCDASPLIALINEADKNHQRCVDILSSLSAPLVTTCACFTEAMYLLRRYGGWFAQQELWGYVVDEILVIHHHNSDELKRMETLMIQYQDVPMDLADASLVAMAEVLNQKQIFTLDSDFYIYRRYGNQPFEVVP, encoded by the coding sequence ATGACTCTTTGCGACGCTTCTCCACTTATTGCCTTAATTAATGAAGCTGATAAAAATCATCAGCGTTGTGTTGACATTTTATCTTCGCTATCGGCCCCCCTTGTCACGACTTGCGCTTGTTTTACCGAAGCAATGTATTTATTGCGTCGATATGGTGGTTGGTTCGCACAACAAGAATTATGGGGTTATGTGGTAGATGAAATACTGGTAATACACCATCATAATTCAGATGAACTAAAAAGAATGGAAACCTTAATGATACAATATCAAGATGTTCCTATGGATTTAGCAGATGCTTCTTTAGTAGCCATGGCTGAAGTTCTTAATCAAAAACAAATATTCACTCTCGATAGCGATTTCTATATTTACCGACGGTATGGAAATCAACCTTTTGAGGTTGTACCTTAA
- a CDS encoding Uma2 family endonuclease, with product MIALSNYNNLTPEEYLQFEEKSPIKHEYIDGQVYAMAGTTDTHNIIGLNFTFLIRNHLRGSDCRVYFADVKVRLEKRNHFYYPDIIVTCDNRDRETATYKSFPKLIIEVLSDSTEAFDRGDKFNDYQTLESLEEYVLVNSKHQRVETFRRGEQGLWILQTYQEESFSLQSINLKASFRDLYEDVTL from the coding sequence ATGATTGCTTTATCTAACTATAATAATCTCACTCCAGAAGAATATCTTCAGTTTGAAGAAAAAAGTCCCATTAAACATGAATATATCGATGGACAAGTTTACGCCATGGCAGGGACAACGGATACTCATAATATTATCGGACTCAATTTCACTTTTCTCATTCGTAATCATTTGCGGGGTTCCGATTGTCGGGTTTATTTTGCCGATGTGAAAGTCAGATTAGAGAAACGCAATCACTTTTATTATCCTGATATTATTGTCACCTGCGATAACAGAGATAGAGAAACCGCTACCTACAAAAGTTTTCCTAAATTGATTATCGAAGTTCTCTCCGATTCCACAGAAGCTTTTGACAGGGGTGATAAATTTAATGATTATCAAACTCTAGAAAGTTTAGAGGAATATGTCTTAGTGAATAGTAAACACCAACGAGTGGAAACTTTTCGACGGGGTGAACAGGGTTTATGGATTCTGCAAACCTATCAGGAAGAAAGTTTTAGTTTGCAGAGTATTAATCTGAAGGCATCTTTTCGGGATTTATACGAGGATGTCACCCTCTAG
- a CDS encoding Uma2 family endonuclease has protein sequence MIALSNYNNLTPEEYLQFEEKSPIKHEYIDGQVYAMAGTTDTHNIVSGNIYTIIRNHLRGSDCRVYFADVKVRLEKRNHFYYPDIIVTCDDRDRETATYKSFPKLIIEVLSDSTEAFDRGDKFNDYQTLESLEEYVLVNSKHQRVETFRRGEQGLWILQTYQQESFSLQSINLTASFRDLYEDVTLETVNDTPEST, from the coding sequence ATGATTGCTTTATCTAACTATAATAATCTCACTCCAGAAGAATATCTTCAGTTTGAAGAAAAAAGTCCCATTAAACATGAATATATCGATGGACAAGTTTACGCCATGGCAGGAACGACGGATACTCATAATATTGTTTCGGGGAATATATACACAATTATTCGTAATCATTTGCGGGGTTCCGATTGTCGGGTTTATTTTGCCGATGTGAAAGTCAGATTAGAGAAGCGCAATCACTTTTATTATCCTGATATTATTGTCACCTGCGATGACAGAGATAGAGAAACCGCTACCTACAAAAGTTTTCCTAAATTGATTATCGAAGTTCTCTCCGATTCTACAGAAGCTTTTGACAGGGGTGATAAATTTAATGATTATCAAACTCTAGAAAGTTTAGAGGAATATGTCTTAGTGAATAGTAAACACCAACGAGTAGAAACTTTTCGACGGGGTGAACAGGGTTTATGGATTCTGCAAACCTATCAGCAAGAAAGTTTTAGTTTACAGAGTATTAATCTGACGGCATCTTTTCGGGATTTATACGAGGATGTCACCCTAGAAACGGTTAATGATACTCCCGAAAGTACTTAA
- a CDS encoding long-chain fatty acid--CoA ligase, producing the protein MTTLIDYSNIQSLPEVWSIVAQRFPNIIALHDPHSKPEVILTYRELYQQIQQFAAALQALGVTETENVALFADNSPRWFIADQGSMAAGAANAVRSAQADAEELAYILADSDSQTLIVENNKTLGKLLAKIPELPLKLIVLLTDEDPATGAISVQTLNFKQLMAIGAENTLKPITKSENDLATLIYTSGTTGQPKGVMLSHGNLLHQVRNLNAIFQPDPGDRVLSILPSWHSYERSCEYFSLAQGCTQIYTSIRTFKSDLKQFSPQLMVGVPRLWESLYEGIQKQFSEQSATKQKLVRFLLEKSEKYVIAKRIADNLSLDHLHASEIERLKARIQSLLLYPLHAIGDKLVYGKIRQAVGNKVKILVSGGGSLARHLDTFYEIAGIPILVGYGLTETSPVATVRRIDHNLRGSAGRPVFQTEICIVDLHSKEVLPTEKHGLVLIRGPQVMQGYYKKPEATEKAISPDGWFDSGDIGWLTAAGDLVLTGRAKDTIVLSNGENIEPQPIEDACLRSPFISQIMLVGQDQKALGALIVPNLDILANWAQEQKISLNLPDLHSDRSTILSSDLYSKKVLALYQQELKREVRNRPSYRTDDQIKTFELILEPFSQENGMMTQTLKIKRPVVTQRYRDMINEMFAK; encoded by the coding sequence ATGACAACCCTAATTGACTATTCAAATATTCAATCTTTACCCGAAGTTTGGTCAATAGTTGCCCAACGTTTCCCCAATATTATCGCCCTGCACGATCCCCACAGTAAACCGGAAGTAATTCTCACCTATCGGGAACTTTATCAACAAATTCAGCAATTTGCCGCCGCTTTGCAAGCATTAGGAGTCACAGAAACCGAAAATGTCGCTTTATTTGCCGATAATAGTCCCCGGTGGTTTATTGCCGACCAAGGTTCCATGGCAGCCGGGGCTGCCAATGCGGTACGATCTGCTCAAGCAGATGCAGAGGAATTAGCCTATATTCTGGCCGATAGTGACAGTCAGACGCTGATTGTCGAAAATAACAAAACTTTAGGGAAATTACTGGCGAAAATCCCTGAATTGCCCCTAAAATTAATCGTGCTGCTCACCGACGAAGACCCCGCTACTGGGGCGATTTCCGTGCAGACCTTAAATTTCAAGCAACTAATGGCGATCGGGGCTGAGAACACCCTTAAACCCATCACCAAGAGCGAAAATGATCTGGCTACCCTCATCTACACATCGGGAACGACGGGACAACCAAAAGGGGTGATGCTAAGTCACGGTAATCTGCTGCATCAGGTACGCAACTTAAATGCTATCTTTCAACCGGATCCTGGCGATCGAGTTTTAAGTATACTACCTTCATGGCATTCCTACGAGCGCAGTTGTGAGTATTTCAGTCTAGCTCAGGGTTGCACCCAGATTTATACCAGTATTCGCACTTTTAAGTCCGATTTAAAGCAATTTAGTCCGCAATTAATGGTGGGAGTTCCCCGTCTTTGGGAATCTCTTTACGAGGGTATCCAAAAACAATTTAGCGAACAATCGGCCACAAAACAGAAATTAGTGAGATTTTTGCTAGAAAAGTCGGAAAAGTACGTTATTGCTAAACGTATCGCCGATAATCTCAGTCTAGATCATCTTCACGCTTCCGAGATCGAAAGACTAAAAGCAAGAATTCAATCCCTCTTACTCTATCCCCTCCATGCCATCGGTGATAAGCTAGTTTATGGCAAAATTCGCCAAGCAGTGGGAAATAAAGTTAAAATCTTGGTTAGTGGCGGTGGTTCCTTAGCCAGACATCTAGATACTTTCTATGAGATTGCCGGAATCCCGATTTTAGTTGGTTATGGACTGACAGAAACTTCTCCTGTGGCTACCGTCCGTCGTATCGATCATAACCTGCGCGGGTCTGCCGGTCGTCCCGTCTTTCAGACAGAAATCTGTATTGTCGATTTACACAGCAAAGAAGTCTTACCGACAGAAAAACACGGTTTAGTCTTGATTCGCGGTCCGCAGGTGATGCAGGGATACTATAAAAAACCGGAAGCAACCGAAAAAGCGATTTCTCCCGATGGTTGGTTTGATAGCGGTGATATTGGTTGGTTAACCGCTGCCGGGGATTTAGTCTTAACTGGACGGGCCAAAGATACAATTGTTTTGAGCAATGGTGAAAATATCGAACCGCAACCGATTGAAGATGCTTGTTTACGCAGTCCCTTTATCTCCCAAATTATGCTAGTGGGACAGGATCAAAAAGCTTTGGGGGCTTTGATCGTGCCTAATCTTGATATACTGGCCAATTGGGCGCAAGAACAGAAAATATCCTTAAATTTACCCGATCTTCACAGCGATCGCTCAACGATTCTTTCTAGCGATCTCTACAGCAAAAAAGTCTTAGCTCTCTACCAACAAGAATTAAAGCGCGAGGTAAGAAATCGGCCCAGTTATCGTACCGATGACCAGATTAAAACCTTTGAGTTAATTTTAGAGCCTTTTTCCCAAGAAAACGGCATGATGACCCAAACTTTAAAGATTAAACGACCGGTAGTAACGCAACGCTATCGCGATATGATTAACGAGATGTTTGCCAAGTAA